The following are from one region of the Magallana gigas chromosome 6, xbMagGiga1.1, whole genome shotgun sequence genome:
- the LOC105345338 gene encoding uncharacterized protein, which yields MVDAIIQDLCSSLKLERDKGFQNFVKHIDLAESEDIDTLEQCITKLLTEEGSSWEKKHGGLMAAKALLISGKSSDDFAVDMRSQALKYLEDNEFRVRIAAGEVLGALCKKIGPAVYENSKSVILEGIRSNLERERLSATGQDEQEETEKLMEKLSSSPARSNSVDADQIFHDTAGWKSLETWMKCLQSVVDNCGHLFNDCVDQDLLNLIFQALDHTNRFVRETGYYVCSSLVSIGVKDKETLALEEENAVYRHGEQFAKYMAKGLADNWSQVRLASSVATRKFLQSLPTEEVKAKFYPILIPRMCLNRYYVAEGVRIYSQDTWRMVTGGEGKHLVEKFIEHVVAYYIEATGADNHAVREAACACIAELGSKIDRDVVRPFIPQLLEALLICFNDDSWPVRDAACVACGNFVLCFPDESRSSMPALYPLFYNNLQDNIPSVRQGAALALANVAQVYGQESYEEIINKVKEGIEGLKNQPETTEKYGNMDKGPATYSVVKKLRDNDMELHTDKQMYSCGSLAPKMMKGSRGGGCMDHKFRKPPEPWELADGCVHLIAELSHNQELHTTVSDLLPLLAKAASLHHYNHHVNFLETVCKQLPNIAKSLGKRYFKPHLEEFFDCIFYSITCDNALTASAASQCLNQLSAFLGPSILRGRVEQFNPRYLELLKANQFIAPL from the exons ATGGTGGATGCAATTATTCAAGATCTTTGTAGCTCGCTTAAATTGGAGCGAGATAAGGGCTTTCAAAATTTTGTCAAGCATATTGATCTAGCGGAGAGTGAGGATATTGATACGCTTGAACAATGTATCACAAAACTTTTAACGGAAGAGGGTTCATCGTGGGAGAAAAAGCATGGTGGATTGATGGCCGCAAAAGCCCTCTTAATAAGTGGAAAAAGTTCTGACGATTTTGCAGTTGACATGCGTTCCCAGGCTTTAAAGTATTTAGAAGATAATGAATTCAGAGTTAGGATCGCTGCAG gaGAAGTATTAGGAGCACTATGTAAAAAGATTGGACCTGCTGTCTATGAGAACTCCAAGTCAGTCATTTTGGAAGGAATCCGCAGTAACCTGGAGCGTGAGAGGTTGTCTGCTACCGGTCAGGACGAGCAGGAGGAGACAGAGAAACTGATGGAGAAGCTTAGCAGCTCACCCGCCAGG TCCAATTCTGTGGATGCAGATCAGATCTTTCATGATACTGCAGGATGGAAGTCTTTGGAGACATGGATGAA ATGCTTGCAGAGTGTTGTGGATAATTGCGGACATCTTTTCAATGATTGTGTCGACCAGGATTTACTGAACTTGATATTTCAAGCCCTTGACCACACAAACCGATTTGTCAGAGAGACTGGGTATTATGTGTGTTCATCTCTTGTGTCAATAGGAGTCAAGGACAAAG AAACCCTGGCTTTGGAGGAAGAGAATGCCGTGTATCGACACGGTGAACAGTTTGCCAAGTACATGGCCAAAGGACTAGCTGACAACTGGAGCCAG GTTCGTTTAGCATCCAGTGTGGCCACCAGGAAATTCCTCCAGAGTTTACCCACTGAGGAGGTCAAGGCCAAGTTCTACCCAATCCTCATACCCAGGATGTGTTTAAACAG GTATTATGTAGCAGAAGGGGTGAGGATCTACTCCCAGGATACCTGGCGAATGGTGACAGGAGGGGAGGGGAAACACCTGGTTGAAAAGTTCATAGAGCATGTG GTAGCTTACTATATTGAGGCAACAGGAGCAGATAACCACGCAGTGAGAGAAGCTGCCTGTGCGTGTATAGCAGAGCTTGGATCTAAG ATAGACAGGGATGTTGTAAGACCTTTCATACCTCAGTTATTGGAAGCActcttaatttgttttaacGATGACAGTTGGCCTGTCCGAGATG CTGCCTGTGTGGCATGTGGAAACTTTGTACTGTGCTTCCCAGATGAGTCAAG gAGCTCCATGCCTGCCCTCTACCCCCTGTTCTACAATAATCTACAGGACAACATCCCTTCCGTCCGTCAGGGGGCAGCACTGGCTCTAGCCAATGTGGCACAAGTCTACG gTCAAGAAAGCTATGAAGAAATTATAAACAAAGTGAAAGAAGGAATAGAAGGATTAAAGAACCAACCTGAAACAACAGAGAAATATGGCAACATGGACAAAGGGCCAGCTACGTATAGTGTGGTCAAAAAGTTACGGGACAATGACATGGAGCTACATACAGACAAACAG ATGTACTCCTGTGGGTCCCTAGCCCCCAAGATGATGAAGGGCTCCAGAGGGGGTGGATGTATGGACCACAAGTTTAGGAAGCCTCCTGAACCCTGGGAGCTTGCTGATGG GTGTGTGCATTTGATAGCAGAGCTGTCTCACAATCAGGAGCTACACACCACAGTGTCGGATCTCTTACCATTACTGGCCAAGGCGGCCTCTCTCCACCATTACAATCACCACGTCAACTTCCTGGAGACAGTGTGTAAACAG TTGCCAAATATTGCCAAATCATTGGGGAAGAGGTATTTCAAGCCCCATTTAGAAGAATTCTTTGATTGCATATTTTACAGCATT ACCTGTGATAACGCCCTGACGGCCAGCGCTGCTAGCCAGTGTCTGAATCAGCTGAGTGCTTTCCTGGGGCCCAGCATCTTACGGGGAAGAGTCGAACAGTTTAACCCAAG ATATTTAGAGCTACTTAAAGCCAACCAGTTTATTGCACCACTGTGA
- the LOC105345345 gene encoding ubiquinone biosynthesis monooxygenase COQ6, mitochondrial gives MACNLLRHCKLCNLSTRIVNSLTSRNIHSSSNEKADIVISGGGMVGTAMACALGHTDFLQDKKIILLESAPEKKDFKLSERYSNRTCAISPATVGLFQNIGAWDEILQMRCQPVKRMQVWESCSDSVITFNDEELMNDLAYIVENDVILEAIRRQLSSLSDRVEVRYQTSAKSYIIPGSTPGHDNVDQNTWVTIETDKGQKIQTKLLIGADGMNSAVRKAGKFHVFQQDYKQQAVVATLEVSGTSDNSVAWQRFLPTGPIAMLPLSNNYSCLIWTTSPTKAKYLKDLQDDNFVDAVNDAFWHERDKDSTVMSISQKYQELLNYVFSDNQVVRQLPPTVVGVDPGSRASFPLSLIHSSNYVKPRVALIGDAAHRLHPLAGQGVNLGFGDVSCLSQVLNEAVQSGSDVGGLYYLSKYETERQRAVLPVVMTIHGLHHLYNTDFSPVVLLRSLGLQSTNALQFVKNKIIQQASS, from the exons ATGGCATGCAATCTACTGAGACATTGCAAGTTGTGTAATTTATCAACAAGAATAGTGAATTCATTGACTTCaaggaatatacattctagTAGTAATGAAAAAGCAGACATTGTTATATCTGGCGGAGGAATGGTCGGGACTGCAATGGCATGTGCCCTAG GGCATACTGATTTCCTGCAGGATAAAAAGATAATACTTCTAGAATCTGCCCCCGAGAAGAAAGATTTTAAACTGAGCGAACGCTATAGTAACAGAACTTGTGCCATAAGTCCAGCTACAGTTGGCTTATTTCAGA ATATAGGAGCATGGGATGAGATTTTACAAATGAGATGCCAGCCTGTCAAACGAATGCAG GTGTGGGAATCCTGCTCTGACTCAGTGATCACATTTAATGATGAAGAACTGATGAACGACCTGGCCTACATTGTGGAGAATGACGTGATACTAGAAGCCATCAGGAGACAGCTGTCGTCTCTCTCAGACAGAGTGGAGGTGCGGTACCAAACCTCAGCGAAATCTTACATAATACCTGGCTCCACCCCTGGCCACGATAATGTGGACCAAAACACCTGGGTCACCATAGAAACCGACAAAggacaaaaaattcaaaccaaATTACTG ATTGGTGCAGATGGCATGAACTCGGCTGTAAGGAAGGCCGGGAAATTCCATGTGTTTCAACAAGACTACAAACAGCAGGCAGTGGTAGCCACTCTGGAGGTCTCGGGG ACATCAGACAATAGTGTGGCATGGCAGAGGTTTCTCCCAACAGGACCAATAGCCATGTTACCA TTATCCAACAATTACAGTTGTCTGATTTGGACAACCAGTCCAACCAAGGCCAAATACCTCAAAGATTTACAAGACGACAACTTTGTTGATGCTGTCAATGATGCATTt TGGCATGAAAGGGACAAGGATTCAACAGTCATGTCAATCTCCCAGAAATATCAAGAACTTCTCAACTATGTTTTCAGTG ATAACCAGGTGGTACGCCAGTTACCGCCCACAGTGGTAGGAGTGGATCCAGGAAGCCGTGCCTCGTTCCCCCTGTCACTCATCCACTCCTCTAACTATGTCAAACCTCGAGTTGCTCTCATTGG AGACGCTGCACACAGACTGCACCCACTGGCTGGTCAGGGGGTCAATCTCGGGTTTGGTGACGTCAGCTGTCTTAGTCAGGTGTTAAATGAAGCTGTCCAGTCGGGATCAGATGTAGGCGGCCTGTATTACCTATCAAAGTACGAGACAGAAAGACAGAGGGCAGTGCTACCAGTTGTCATGACAATACATGGTTTACACCACCTTTACAATACCGACTTTTCTCCAGTGGTTCTCCTGAGGAGTTTGGGGCTTCAGTCAACCAATGCATTACAGTTTGTAAAG aacAAAATAATTCAGCAGGCGTCTTCATGA
- the LOC105345327 gene encoding protein FAM161A has product MATTHGLTVLAHSCIKPPRNPKTGLSSTLHERAKAYHTYVLQNTEADFNANSNEQDDYDAPSKSVHVYTNPAIDDISTQLQDLDDSDFYQKLVQLKNEHKKTLYLCEQLYKKKVLGENPQSNGFNLDNVPTSYGHLNDRTEDDKTDYVSYEQRDVSHTTSSKPPTGRQIFQTSPSIKKPAGISTMPMPRPSSAPVYRRRGSLTKSLEEEVWAKIASERGIPRESADSDNELNTERLLRTSDDIMRDADDQEIAAAMTRIEDMWENFSVEDYAPRQSRERPSSASVTRKEKDKKEKEWRHRITIPKPFNMTLREETKEKTKSKLQIEHEQKLMEEKLQEEIECQKKFKAQPVPAHVYLPLYDEINEKNEARRRYIRHYSQDLLRSQEKPFKFHTRERVKEKNHTRTCSAPEEIDEHTFKARPVPGYLYDSSIDDQIKEEEEYRKIRIKLRAEELYRKARLPENMEMRQKIKEMNNKGKKVKSKRKSASSHKVKHEVPDYEELYRHFQKELLRRKQEREGTVVKPFKLSTASPSKRERIIEDMKKDEESLRENRWPYMTPRTTPRKSLGYLSNSLDSLPARSTKATDLRSETAKSKTGILKDREHQEIDQDRKRRINEMRLRRSIQERTGADIQPTLEETTLRKLRACREAERDRIEQYEKELAEMKERVERRPLLVERQSQVNAKNAATKKYTATLKSVGLDDDFVQTRSSQAGSVRDDTAEDYDDDFDGTYSKSLEAES; this is encoded by the exons ATGGCAACAACCCACGGTTTGACAGTTTTGGCACATTCATGCATCAAACCCCCGAGAAATCCCAAAACTGGACTGTCATCAACGTTACACGAGAGAGCGAAAGCATACCATACGTATGTTCTGCAAAATACAGAAGCAGATTTCAATGCAAACAGCAATGAGCAAGATGACTACGATGCACCCAGTAAGTCTGTTCATGTTTACACTAATCCCGCGATAGATGATATTTCAACCCAACTCCAAGATCTCGATGACAGcgatttttaccaaaaattggTGCAGTTAAAAAACGAACATAAAAAGACGTTATATCTATGTGAGCAACTGTACAAGAAAAAGGTGCTGGGTGAAAACCCACAATCCAATGGTTTTAATCTTGATAATGTGCCAACGTCATATGGCCATTTAAACGACCGAACAGAGGATGATAAGACAGATTATGTATCGTATGAACAGAGGGATGTTTCGCATACAACATCCAGTAAACCACCAACTGGACGCCAAATATTCCAAACGTCCCCATCAATTAAAAAGCCAGCAGGAATTAGTACGATGCCTATGCCTCGGCCTAGCTCAGCACCGGTGTATAGAAGGAGGGGATCGCTAACAAAAAGCCTAGAGGAAGAGGTTTGGGCAAAAATTGCATCAGAAAGAGGGATACCAAGAGAAAGTGCTGATTCCGACAATGAGTTAAATACAGAGAGACTGTTGAGAACATCTGATGATATAATGAGAGATGCAGATGACCAAGAGATTGCAGCAGCAATGACACGCATTGAAGACATGTGGGAAAATTTTTCCGTGGAAGACTATGCTCCAAGACAGTCAAGGGAAAGGCCATCATCAGCTTCTGTTACACGAAAGGAAAAGgacaagaaagaaaaagaatggaGACATCGAATCACAATTCCTAAGCCTTTCAACATGACTCTAAGAGAGGAAACCAAGGAGAAGACAAAAAGCAAACTCCAGATAGAACATGAGCAGAAACTTATGGAGGAAAAACTACAGGAGGAAATAGAGTGTCAGAAAAAGTTTAAAGCTCAGCCAGTTCCTGCTCATGTGTATCTTCCCCTGTATGatgaaatcaatgaaaagaATGAGGCACGCAGAAGATATATAAGACACTACAGTCAAGATCTACTCAGGTCTCAGGAAAAACCATTCAAATTCCATACAAGAGAAAgagtcaaagaaaaaaatcacacaaGAACCTGCTCCGCACCAGAGGAAATTGATGAGCACACTTTCAAAGCCAGGCCTGTGCCTGGATATCTGTACGACTCCTCTATTGATGACCAGATCAAAGAAGAGGAGGAGTATAggaaaataagaataaaactGCGAGCAGAAGAACTGTATCGGAAGGCTAGATTGCCAGAAAACATGGAAATGAGACAGAAGATCAAAGAAATGAACAACAAAGGGAAGAAGGTTAAAAGCAAGCGGAAAAGCGCTTCATCTCATAAAGTCAAACATGAGGTTCCTGATTATGAGGAGTTGTACAGACACTTTCAGAAGGAGCTGCTGAGGAGGAAGCAAGAGAGAGAGGGAACTGTGGTGAAGCCATTCAAACTAAGTACAGCAAGTCCGTCAAAAAGGGAGAGAATTATAGAAGATATGAAAAAAGATGAAGAATCGCTGAGAGAAAACCGATGGCCATACATGACACCAAGAACAACTCCCAGGAAAAGCCTAG GTTACTTGTCCAATTCCCTTGATTCACTTCCTGCTCGATCCACAAAAGCCACAGACTTGAGATCTGAAACTGCAAA AAGTAAGACGGGCATCTTAAAGGACAGAGAGCACCAGGAGATTGATCAGGACAGGAAGCGGAGGATCAATGAGATGAGACTGAGGCGGAGTATACAAGAGAGAACCGGAGCCGACATTCAACCGACGCTGGAGGAAACTACCCTCCGAAAACTCAGAGCTTGCAG ggAGGCTGAAAGGGATAGAATAGAGCAGTATGAGAAAGAGTTGGCCGAGATGAAGGAACGAGTAGAGAGGAGGCCTCTCTTAGTGGAGAGACAGTCACAG GTAAATGCCAAGAATGCAGCAACCAAGAAATATACAGCAACTCTCAAAAGTGTGGGACTGGATGATGATTTTGTTCAGACCCGTAGCTCTCAGGCAGGAAGTGTCAGGGACGATACAGCAGAGGACTACGATGATGATTTTGATGGCACCTACAGCAAGAGCCTAGAGGCTGAATCTTAG
- the LOC105345320 gene encoding exportin-1, translating into MPPITMTSVNLSEEAAKLLDFSQKLDITLLDNIVTMMYTGNGPQQRMAQEVLTTLKEHPDSWTRVDTILEYSVNQQTKYYALQILENVIKTRWKVLPRAQCEGIKKYIVGLIIKTSSDAALLEKEKVYVGKLNMILVQILKYEWPRNWPSFISDIVGASKTNESLCQNNLAILKLLSEEVFDFSSGQMTQAKAKHLKDSMCSEFSSIFQLCQFVMDNSQNAPLVGSTLETLLRFLNWIPLGYIFETKLITTLIYKFLNVPLFRNITLKCLTEIAAVCVQQYDEQFVHLFNLTMTQLKQMLPLETNLKEAYQKGTDDEQKFIQNLSLFLCTYLKEHGQLIERKQDLHTVLLEALHYLILISEVEEVEIFKIALEYWNTLAADLYRESPFSSNTSPLLIGKPHHNDVPARRQLYTQVLSRVRRVMISRMAKPEEVLIVENEQGEVVREFLKDTDSINLYKNMRETLVYLTHLDYNDTESIMTEKLHHQVDGTEWSWKNLNTLCWAIGSISGAMHEDDEKRFLVTVIKDLLGLCEQKRGKDNKAIVASNIMYVVGQYPRFLRAHWRFLKTVVNKLFEFMHETHDGVQDMACDTFIKIAQKCRRHFVQVQVGEVMPFIEEILNGINTIICDLQPQQVHTFYEAVGMMISAQNDQVAQEHLIERYLLLPNQVWDGIINQATQNVEVLKDPDAVKQLGNILKTNVRACKALGHPYVVQLGRIYLDMLNVYKVMSENISSAIATNGETVTKQPLIRSMRTVKKETLKLISGWVSRSTDPQMVAENFIPPLLDAVLLDYQRNVSAAREPEVLSTMATIVNRLEGNITKDIPQIFDAVFECTLEMINKDFEDFPEHRTNFFLLLQSVTAHCFQAYLNIPPEQFKLVLDSVIWAFKHTMRNVADTGLDILYTLLQNVANHEEAAQSFYQTYFTDILQHVFSVVTDSSHTAGLTIQATILAYMFSLLENGKITVTLAPTSGPSMQNVPYIQQFLMNLLKAAFPHLNEPQIKIFIEGLFSFDQDIAAFKEHLRDFLVQIREFAGEDNQDLFLEEREQAIKQAQEEKRKIQMSVPGILGPHEIQEDMQD; encoded by the exons ATGCCACCGATAACTATGACTTCGGTTAACCTCTCTGAGGAAGCGGCCAAACTTCTGGACTTCAGCCAGAAGCTGGACATTACGTTACTAGATAATATTGTCACAATGATGTACACAGGGAATGGTCCACAG cAAAGAATGGCACAGGAAGTTTTAACAACTCTCAAGGAACACCCAGATTCCTGGACAAGAGTGGACACAATATTAGAATATTCCGTCAACCAACAGACCAAATACTACGCTCTTCAAATTCTAGAAAATGTCATTAAAACACGGTGGAAAGTCCTACCTAGGGCACAATGTGAAG gcATTAAGAAATACATTGTGGGGTTAATCATCAAAACATCATCAGATGCTGCCTTACTTGAGAAGGAGAAAGTTTATGTAGGAAAACTCAACATGATCTTAGTCCAG attttaaaatatgagtGGCCAAGGAATTGGCCTTCATTCATCAGTGACATCGTTGGAGCCAGCAAAACAAACGAGTCATTGTGTCAAAACAATCTAGCAATTCTTAAATTGCTCAG TGAAGAAGTCTTTGACTTCAGCAGTGGGCAGATGACGCAAGCTAAAGCCAAACATCTGAAGGACAGCATGTGCAGTGAATTCTCCTCCATTTTCCAATTGTGTCAATTTGTCATG gacaACTCTCAGAATGCACCATTGGTGGGATCGACATTAGAAACACTCCTGCGTTTCCTGAATTGGATTCCCCTTGGTTACATATTTGAGACCAAACTCATCACAACACTCATTTATAAG TTTTTGAATGTTCCACTATTCAGAAATATTACCCTCAAGTGCTTAACAGAAATAG CTGCTGTATGTGTTCAACAATATGACGAACAATTTGTTCACTTATTCAATCTCACAATGACCCAATTGAAACAg ATGCTGCCTTTGGAAACAAATTTGAAAGAGGCCTACCAGAAAGGGACAGATGATGAACAAAAGTTTATTCAGAACTTGAGTCTCTTTCTGTGTACATACCTGAAGGAACATGGCCAGCTGATTGAGAGGAAGCAAGACTTGCACACTGTCCTATTAGAG GCCTTACACTACCTTATCCTGATATCAGAAGTCGAGGAGGTTGAGATATTTAAGATAGCCTTAGAGTACTGGAACACGCTGGCAGCTGACCTGTACAGAGAGAGTCCGTTTTCTTCCAACACGTCCCCACTGCTCATTGGCAAACCTCACCACAATGACGTGCCAGCCAGACGACAGCTCTACACACAAGTTCTGTCAAGG GTACGGAGAGTTATGATTTCCCGAATGGCCAAGCCTGAAGAAGTCCTGATTGTAGAAAATGAACAAGGAGAGGTGGTCAGGGAATTTCTCAAGGATACAGACTCCATCAACCTTTACAAAAACATGAGAGAGACACTAG TCTACCTGACACATTTGGACTACAATGACACAGAGTCTATAATGACAGAAAAGCTGCATCATCAGGTCGACGGGACAGAGTGGTCATGGAAAAACTTGAACACA ttGTGTTGGGCTATTGGATCCATAAGTGGAGCCATGCATGAAGATGATGAGAAGAGATTTTTAGTCACAGTCATCAAG GACCTGCTTGGGTTGTGTGAACAGAAGAGGGGAAAGGATAACAAGGCCATTGTGGCCTCCAACATCATGTACGTGGTGGGACAGTACCCCCGCTTCCTAAGGGCCCACTGGCGGTTCCTCAAAACGGTCGTCAACAAGCTGTTTGAGTTCATGCATG AAACACATGATGGTGTACAAGATATGGCTTGTGACACTTTTATCAAGATCGCACAGAAGTGTAGAAGGCATTTTGTGCAAGTTCAGGTGGGAGAAGTAATGCCATTCATTGAGGAAATTTTGAATGGAATAAACACAATCATATGTGATTTGCAACCACAACAG GTGCACACATTCTATGAGGCGGTGGGGATGATGATCAGTGCTCAGAATGACCAGGTGGCCCAGGAACACCTGATCGAGCGCTATCTCCTGTTACCTAACCAAGTCTGGGACGGAATTATCAACCAGGCCACACAGAATGTGGAAGTCCTAAAAGACCCTGACGCTGTAAAGCAGCTTGGAAACATTCTCAAGACCAATGTGCGGGCCTGCAAAGCCCTCGGCCATCCTTATGTGGTGCAG CTGGGAAGAATCTACCTAGACATGCTGAATGTGTACAAGGTGATGAGTGAGAACATTAGTAGTGCAATAGCCACCAACGGAGAGACGGTCACGAAGCAGCCCCTGATCCGCAGCATGAGGACCGTGAAGAAGGAGACCCTGAAGCTCATCTCCGGCTGGGTCAGTCGCTCCACGGACCCGCAGATG GTTGCAGAGAATTTCATCCCACCCTTACTAGATGCTGTGTTGCTAGACTATCAGAGAAATGTGTCGGCAGCCAGGGAGCCAGAGGTCCTGAGCACAATGGCCACCATAGTCAACAGATTGGAG GGTAATATCACAAAGGACATCCCACAAATATTTGATGCTGTGTTTGAGTGTACACTGGAAATGATCAATAAAGACTTTGAAGATTTTCCCGAGCACCGAACAAACTTCTTCTTGCTGTTACAAAGTGTTACTGCTCACTGTTTTCAAG CTTACCTGAATATTCCTCCGGAGCAGTTTAAGTTAGTGTTGGACTCTGTGATTTGGGCTTTCAAACATACAATGAGGAATGTGGCCGATACAGGGCTGGATATTTTATATACTTTGTTACAAAATGTGGCGAACCACGAAGAGGCTGCACAGAGTTTTTATCAGACCTATTTCACTGACATTTTACAGCATGTGTTTTCTGTTGTGACGGATAGTTCCCACACTGCAG GATTGACAATACAAGCCACCATTTTGGCATACATGTTTAGTCTGCTGGAGAACGGCAAGATCACAGTGACCTTGGCACCAACCTCAGGGCCCTCTATGCAGAATGTGCCCTACATTCAACAGTTCCTCATGAATCTCCTTAAGGCAGCATTCCCACACCTAAACGA GCCTcagatcaaaatttttattgagGGCCTCTTCAGTTTTGATCAGGATATCGCAGCTTTCAAGGAACACTTGAGGGATTTTTTGGTGCAAATAAGG GAGTTTGCAGGGGAAGACAACCAGGACCTCTTCCTTGAGGAGAGAGAACAGGCCATCAAACAGGCCCAGGAAGAGAAACGCAAAATTCAGATGTCTGTGCCAGGAATTCTAGGACCTCACGAAATTCAAGAGGACATGCAGGACTAG